A segment of the Gossypium hirsutum isolate 1008001.06 chromosome D10, Gossypium_hirsutum_v2.1, whole genome shotgun sequence genome:
taatagtttagagaaattattaattgaacGCTTTTGATTAATgtctaaatcattacttatgagaactaaacttcctctTTCAATATGAGAtaatgttgatttacgtgttgtacgcatcaagccaataagttataaatactccctattacaattggtttttgattaAGAGCTaattatttctcatctttgaattttttttatgtgagcatatgttccaattgctccaccgcAACGCATAAAGATGAGGGAATCTTCAAAGAAAGTtggaaatatatattaattacaagtctctttatattattagatgttttgaatgtattgaaGATGAATGTATtgaagattcaattatgacatgatttgtgattaccattttgatttgatagttttcttgacattagggggagagaaataataacttgtaatgagttagggggagagtaatgagttagatgtatttacaaacttaatgagaataaccaagtggtatataccatctaatattttaatttgaatcaaagtcctagTAGAAtaatcagttagaataaataatagattgatcggttccaaatatgaaaattcttctagatggtcatatagtggaggcggtgctctagaagagacccaagacataactaataagtaaaactttagaagagattcaggtacttgaaactaaatattaaagtaatgaaaataaagaaatcacaataagttatgtcaattcaagAAAATGTGGACCCCAATAATAAAACTGAtcgacaatggttttgcatgcaatattattgttgaaataatgaaataaaatgaggatcttgaataaatctattgagaaatatagatatggaatagattgattaaaatagaaagacgcaacttaagtacaattaaattcatggagtttttggactagtagtctaaatatctaaaggtataaagccagtaagggtgcaaatgaagtagttttgcaaaagcagaaaaaaaatatgaagttttttgcTAATCCCTgacattaattatgaaaagatataatattcttttgtggtgaatacaataacctttagatatattattaaacttacagttcataaaagatttaacttgcgtctattGGTTGTTGTTataaccttttatgaatcactatatagtgtaaagtttatattaaaatcattgaaggatttagaatgcccAAAGCATATTAAAATTATCGAGAAATTgttaatttatatgaattgaaataatttgaacatatgctgtaaatttgacttaaggctagttcttcattatttttgaaaagtgcttttgaaaaagtAATgtggaaaagtacttttgagaagtgtttttgaaaagtttggtttaaaatttgagtgtttagcattgctgtcaaaaagtacttttgagaaataaaatgtccattttaaacatgttattttcaagtaacaaatatgcatttaaataatatttaaattagttaatattattatattttagtaagaatataaaaatatattataacttgttgttaatattttaatatatgaaatataaattttaaatatttttaagcaataaatattaattatttataaaatttaattagaatatataaactatattttaaatatttaaatataaccattaaatatttgtaattagtattttagaaaaaatatttttttttatttttaattaatgattttaacacaattgtaattaagcaccaagaaaaaaaataaaaataccatgttattggaggggtgaaaaagtaattaagcaccaaaaatgcttttgggagaggaaaagctaaaattttagcttctccttttcagaagtgcttctgaaaagttaaaaattttagccAAAAGAAACTTGTTTTTCAcagcttttctttcaaaagtgcttttgaagtcagaaatattttttttaagcaatgaagaactggcccttagtgaatagtagttgaagaaagattataaaatgatccaaaatacctatttgtgtttttatagaagaataatgattaaaatttgttatgattattgttaaaACTCCTGAAgacatcaaaatatatttccccaaaatttctcttatgactttcaaaagaataatggtataaatgcttagtaaatacattcaaatagtcatttaaaaaattagtatactctttttccttcactaaattttttttttctacaatGTTTTcatcttagtaaggttttaacgagacacattatctacTAATGGACAAAATGAACGTCCATAAAGGAATTAGATTTCTActttatttatacttcttatgcctataaataaaactttgaagaagctttgtaaatattccgattaatcaataaaatatattCTCTCAACCGAGTTAACTCAACTAaagattttattaataatatagatattgaaaaataataattataatttcgtAAATCTTCGTCAATATGAATCAGTATAAAATTAATAAGAATGATATCACTTCTGAATATCACAGTTACAAACTAGAAATCTAAAATAAGAGGCAAATTTGTTGTTTATTGTGTTCCCCATTGTTTTTCCATAACAAGATTATATAGAAGTCCCACGGAAAAGCATAAATATTTACAAGTTACACAACCCGAAGTTCGCTACAACCAAATCATAAACTAATAAACAAGAATgttaaaagtaaaacaaaatctGGGTACCACCAGAATTCTCAACATTGTTCATTGAGTTCAATCGATAAATATCAGTTCCGAAAATACATTACAACAAAGCAGCGAAAACAATGTTACCTAAGCATTGGCAGATACAGCCTCTGGGTGATAGTGAAGCATTTCACTCCACATCATCTCCCTGATCATCGATTCTCCCATGTTCTCATCTATCTCAAGATCAATTGGGACTTGAGCAGGTGGATTGCACCTTGGATCATACAGCCCTAACAGGTATGGATGTAGGAGTGCTTCTGTGACGGTGATTCTCTTTGATGGGTCGAAAACAAGCATCCTTTGCAACAAATCTATGGCTAATGGATCGGCTTGTGGGTATAAAAGGGAAAAGTGGGTGCCCCTAGAGTACGGAAGTGACTTGATGTACCGTCGAGCTTTGGGATTATCAATAAACTGAATGTTGGCCTCTTGTTGACTTCCGAGAACATTGATAATCAGCTTAAGCTGGTTGAGGCATTCCGTTCCAGGAAAGATTGGTTTCCGACCAAGAATCTCCGCAAAGATGCATCCTACCGACCAAACATCAATGGAGGTCCCATAATTATCACAACAGAGTAGGAGCTCAGGTGCACGGTACCAGCGGGTGACAACATACTCTGTCATGAATTGTTCGTTGCCTCTGCTGGTTCGAGCCAGCCCAAAATCACATATCTTCAGGTCACAGTTTGCATTGACAAGAAGGTTCCCGGGCTTCAAATCTCGGTGAAGGATGTTTGCCGAGTGGAGGTACTTCAGCCCTCGTAGCAACTAAAATATATACTAAATGTTAAGTCACAACCAGACTAATGCTTAGCAGAAAACAGAAGTTAGAGACTCATTCACAACTTTATATGGAACTAAGTTTTCTTACGCGTAGCAATGCAATATAGATTTAATATTACTCGAGATGAGACAGTCAAGAAAGTTTCTGTATCTTGTAGGTATTGCTGATAAGCAGCAGATGTTTCAGACTTTTCTTTTATGAAGAAACATATCCCTATCCCGATATTAAGTTGTCAACCAGAACACGAAGAAGAGAGTATCAAGGAAAGAGTACTATACTGGCACGGAGTGAACCAGGAAAGGCATTTAGAATGGCACATGAGATGGAAATAGAATTTAGCTTTTACTCATGATATTCTGCATGATATTGTGTTGAGGTTCACCGAATTACATATGCAAACAAAGAAGCAACACAATTTTCTAACCTTACATTATCATCACCAGATACCTACCCTACAATGTCCAAAACAGAAATCAGTCCATAATTATTTACTGAAGCAATTAGGAACACAACCAGAAAAATGCTACACGGAAGGATCAACTGTACACTATTGTTTGCCGTTTTGCAAGGAAACCAGACCAAATGAACCCTTGTTAAGAGCTGAAAAGGGAAGGGAAGAGGACGAGGAGGATACACAAATGAATCGATGAACACCGCATGATCTTGTATCTTAACAAATCTACTAACTACTTTCCACTAGTAAAAATTGTTGTAATTAGCCTAATAACTGGTAGCCTTCTGTTTTTTGCAACCAGACGAGAACAAAGCTCATCAAAGCCTAAACCCAAGAATTCACAGTAATTCAGTATCAATGGGCAGCTATTAACACTAACTAGACATTTTACAGTGTAAAGGTCCTGCAAAATGGGAAAATCAAGGTCTAATGAACCATTTCAAGTAACCTTAAAACCAGTATGCAAACTCATCGAACTCAATATGCATCTAAATCCAGAATTACCATCTagaattgatgaatatttataAGACCCAAATTACTATATATACTTGACATACAAATTCATAACAAAGCGCCAAACATTATAAAGCACAGAAAGATTTCAACACCATATGTACCTGAAAAATAAAATACTTGCAATGATCATTAGAAAGCGGCTGAGGAGACTTGATAATCTGATGCAAATCGGTGTCCATAAGCTCATAAACCAAATAAACATCCTTAAAACCGATTCTCTGAATTGGCATCATAACATCTTTCAAAGCTATCACGTTCTCGTGTCGAATGTGTCTGAGAAGTTTCAGTTCCCTCAAAGTTCTCAAAGCATCAACACGGTTCTCGAACACGTTGTTGATCTTCTTTATAGCCACTTTCTCGTTGGTTTCCCTGTTGATTGCAGAGCAAACTATGCCGTATGCACCTCTTCCTATAGGCTTGATTGGAACATATTTGGTGTCGATCTCGAAAAGGGTTTGCCACATTGAATAGTAATGCTTTCCTTTTGGCTTCACTCCATTTGGTGGCTCCACAAGCGTCGCCATTTTGGGGAAATTCCTAGGGGGgaaaaaaagaacataaaaaatcaaaatttaaccctcccaaaagggaaataaaaaaggaaaagaaataaaggGCTTTTTAGAATCAATTCTTACTTGCTTTGATCTTTTCTAAATAAGcttcttcactttttttttctcctttcccctaGAGAGTAGATTTGAAAAACCCAAACTTTCAAATTATTCCTCTGTAAAATTCCAAACTTTGGTCTTCATTTcttccaaagaaaaaaaaaacccccaTTTTTTTTTACCCTTTTCTTCAATCTCTAAACCAGCTTCAAATTCAAAACTTTGAGATCATTCC
Coding sequences within it:
- the LOC107914278 gene encoding mitogen-activated protein kinase 7-like, coding for MATLVEPPNGVKPKGKHYYSMWQTLFEIDTKYVPIKPIGRGAYGIVCSAINRETNEKVAIKKINNVFENRVDALRTLRELKLLRHIRHENVIALKDVMMPIQRIGFKDVYLVYELMDTDLHQIIKSPQPLSNDHCKYFIFQLLRGLKYLHSANILHRDLKPGNLLVNANCDLKICDFGLARTSRGNEQFMTEYVVTRWYRAPELLLCCDNYGTSIDVWSVGCIFAEILGRKPIFPGTECLNQLKLIINVLGSQQEANIQFIDNPKARRYIKSLPYSRGTHFSLLYPQADPLAIDLLQRMLVFDPSKRITVTEALLHPYLLGLYDPRCNPPAQVPIDLEIDENMGESMIREMMWSEMLHYHPEAVSANA